A part of Paenibacillus sp. sptzw28 genomic DNA contains:
- the pgsA gene encoding CDP-diacylglycerol--glycerol-3-phosphate 3-phosphatidyltransferase, whose amino-acid sequence MNLANKITLARIFLVPIIIILLLINVNLKPLTFANFSITWNQILATLIFVVAASTDALDGYIARKNKIVTNMGKLLDPLADKLLVASVLISLVEMGRLDAWIAIVIISREFAVTGLRQIALLEGAVLAASPWGKWKTAVQITMIIALLLNNFPFAFVDFRFDLISSWVAALITVYSGIDYFVKNKNLIPLSE is encoded by the coding sequence GTGAATTTGGCCAATAAAATAACACTAGCCCGTATTTTTTTAGTGCCTATAATCATTATTTTGCTGCTTATCAACGTTAACCTGAAGCCGTTGACATTTGCAAATTTTTCCATAACGTGGAATCAAATATTAGCGACACTGATCTTTGTCGTCGCGGCCAGCACAGACGCACTGGACGGCTACATCGCACGGAAGAACAAGATCGTTACCAACATGGGCAAGCTGCTCGATCCGCTTGCCGACAAACTTCTAGTCGCTTCGGTGCTCATCTCCCTTGTAGAGATGGGCAGATTGGATGCATGGATAGCGATTGTCATAATCAGCCGCGAATTTGCCGTTACCGGACTTCGCCAGATCGCCCTGCTTGAAGGTGCGGTTTTGGCGGCCAGCCCGTGGGGCAAGTGGAAGACAGCCGTTCAAATCACGATGATTATCGCACTTCTGTTGAACAATTTTCCATTCGCCTTTGTCGATTTCCGCTTTGATCTTATTTCCAGCTGGGTGGCCGCGCTTATTACGGTTTACTCCGGTATCGATTATTTCGTCAAAAATAAAAACCTCATTCCCCTTAGCGAATGA
- a CDS encoding YajQ family cyclic di-GMP-binding protein: protein MSSENSFDIVSKVDMQELSNAITQAEREIESRFDFKGSKSSIELEKEELVVASDDEYKLKSVIDVLQSKMIKRGVPIKNMEFGKIEPASAGTVRQRIKLKQGIEQDISRKINILIRDSKLKVKSQIQGDQIRVTGKSRDDLQAVMTLLRGADLQIELQFTNYR from the coding sequence ATGAGCTCGGAAAATTCATTCGATATCGTTTCAAAGGTTGATATGCAGGAGCTCTCTAACGCCATTACGCAGGCGGAACGGGAAATCGAATCGCGTTTCGATTTCAAAGGCAGCAAAAGCAGCATTGAGCTTGAGAAAGAAGAATTGGTTGTCGCTTCCGACGACGAGTACAAGCTTAAGAGCGTCATCGATGTTTTGCAATCCAAAATGATTAAGCGCGGCGTGCCGATTAAGAACATGGAGTTCGGAAAAATAGAACCGGCCTCGGCCGGAACGGTCCGACAGCGAATCAAGCTGAAGCAAGGCATTGAACAGGATATTTCGCGGAAGATCAATATTCTTATTCGGGATTCGAAGCTTAAGGTGAAAAGTCAGATTCAAGGCGATCAGATCCGGGTCACAGGCAAGAGCCGGGACGATCTTCAGGCTGTTATGACATTGCTGCGTGGAGCCGATTTGCAAATCGAATTGCAGTTCACCAACTACAGATAG
- the rimO gene encoding 30S ribosomal protein S12 methylthiotransferase RimO: MTERVKVVTLGCEKNLVDSEIMSGLIHERGYQLVDQADDATVIIVNTCGFIDAAKEESVNTILDMAEFKQTGRLKALIVSGCLTQRYKRQLMEEMPEIDGIVGTGDFNHINDIVDEALRGKKPVKVGNPVFDYDQKLPRLVTTPRYTAYVKIAEGCDNACTFCSIPIMRGQFRSRSIESIVAEVEQLAGQGVKEVSLIAQDSTNYGTDLYDKFMLPELLNRVSEVEGIAWVRLHYAYPGFFTDELIDTIAANPKICNYIDMPLQHSEDSILKRMRRPGRQRDTRELVAKIRARIPDVALRTSIIVGFPGETDEDFQRLCDFVKEMKFDRLGVFSYSTEEDTPAARLPDHVPSEVIEWRANTLMEIQREVSKANSGKHIGSEIDVLVERYDGRSDVYVGRSPYDAPEIDGEVFIANCKAGIGEIQKVRITHAYEFDMSGEGLSS; the protein is encoded by the coding sequence ATGACAGAACGGGTAAAAGTCGTAACACTTGGTTGTGAGAAAAACTTAGTCGATTCGGAGATTATGTCCGGCTTGATTCACGAGCGGGGTTATCAGCTGGTCGACCAAGCTGATGACGCTACGGTTATTATCGTGAATACGTGCGGTTTTATCGACGCAGCCAAAGAAGAATCGGTGAACACGATTTTGGATATGGCGGAATTCAAGCAGACGGGACGTCTAAAGGCGCTTATTGTCTCGGGCTGCCTTACACAGCGTTACAAGCGGCAGCTGATGGAAGAGATGCCGGAGATCGACGGTATCGTCGGCACCGGCGATTTTAACCATATTAATGATATTGTCGATGAAGCGCTGCGTGGTAAGAAACCGGTAAAGGTAGGCAATCCGGTATTCGATTATGACCAGAAACTGCCGCGTCTTGTAACGACTCCGCGTTACACGGCCTATGTGAAAATCGCGGAAGGCTGCGATAATGCATGCACTTTTTGTTCAATTCCTATTATGCGCGGGCAGTTCCGCAGCCGCTCGATTGAGTCGATCGTGGCTGAAGTTGAGCAGTTAGCCGGGCAAGGGGTCAAGGAAGTCAGCTTGATTGCACAGGATTCGACAAACTATGGAACCGATTTGTATGATAAGTTTATGCTTCCCGAGCTGCTCAACCGAGTCAGCGAAGTGGAAGGAATTGCTTGGGTGCGGCTGCATTACGCTTACCCTGGATTTTTTACGGATGAGCTGATTGATACGATCGCAGCAAATCCGAAAATCTGCAACTATATCGATATGCCGTTGCAGCACAGCGAAGATTCGATTTTGAAAAGAATGCGCCGTCCCGGCCGTCAGCGCGATACCCGCGAGCTCGTCGCCAAAATCCGGGCGCGAATTCCGGACGTGGCGCTGCGCACCTCTATTATTGTCGGATTTCCGGGCGAAACGGACGAAGATTTCCAGCGTCTATGCGATTTTGTGAAAGAGATGAAATTTGACCGGCTCGGTGTATTCTCCTATTCGACCGAAGAAGACACACCGGCGGCCAGATTGCCGGACCATGTTCCAAGCGAGGTCATTGAATGGCGCGCGAACACGCTTATGGAAATTCAAAGGGAAGTTTCCAAAGCGAATAGCGGGAAGCATATTGGCAGTGAAATCGATGTTCTGGTCGAGCGTTACGACGGTAGAAGTGATGTTTATGTAGGCCGTTCGCCTTATGATGCGCCTGAAATCGACGGCGAAGTGTTTATAGCGAACTGCAAAGCCGGTATCGGCGAAATTCAGAAGGTGCGGATTACGCACGCTTATGAATTCGATATGTCCGGGGAGGGGCTATCTTCGTGA